Below is a genomic region from Lonchura striata isolate bLonStr1 chromosome 28, bLonStr1.mat, whole genome shotgun sequence.
AGTGTGGGCATCCCTGCGAGCTCGCTGGGCCCCTCTCCCTCCTAACCGAGCTCGGTctgaggttttttggttttgttgttgatgAAATCAGCACAAATTTGCTGCTTCTTGCAGGGTGATAGGTAAGAAAAAAGGAGCGCAACCCGGTTTCTGAAGAGTTTGAGGTTGGGGTGTGGGAGGAAGGATCAGAGGCGTGGGGTTTGACAAGGATGTCCCATCACTGCTGAGGTGACAGGGAGCAGTGAGGGTGACAGCCCCACTCCCGACCTCTCATCTGGGGACAGCTGTGCCCCCCCTGACACGCAGAGCAGTGACTGTGGTGCCACTCGTTCCTCCCTGGTGCCACACGCCACACAAATGGGGTTTAATCTGCGGGGTCAGGGCGTGGGGTGTCACCACCGTGCCACGTCCCCCTGGACACATCGGGGGGTGTCACCGTGCCACGTCCCCCTGGACACGGTAACCCACCCAGGGCTGCCCGGGGACTTCTCTAGGATTTGTGAAGCAGCACCTGGGAGTGACAGCAAATCCAGCCGGGGTGTGGCACGGCTCTGGGAGTAAAGTCCATCGTGTCacatccctggcacagggcacagggtgGCCGTGCCAACGGCGCGTGGCGTGGGAGCCGTGCCCCGTCCCCAAgctccctgtttgtgtgccaacACATCACGCGCCGCCACTGGATGACCCCAGAGgggggatattttttttttctttaagtgttgttgttctttttttaaacaaagccaAAATATTTGCGTCCCCACGGGAACGGCTCAGGGTCACTGAGCATGGAACGCCCCACTGGGGTCCCGgcagcactggggacacccgGCTCCGTGGGGAGGGTCCGGTGCTGGCGGCTCCATCCCTGGCGCTGTCCCCAGTGTTTATACATAGACATGTTTGTGCGCGGCACCGGCCCCTTCCTCGCTCCCAAACAACTGGAGGAAAGTCAAAAAGTCACAAATGTTTTCCATTGCccgaggaagggagggagagaggagtgaCTGTGCAAGGGGCCGGGCAGTGCCAACAGTGAGGGACCCCAAATGAGGGGTCAGACCCAAAAAAAACAATATGGACAATGTTGATATAGTGATTAAAAGTGGCAGTTTGCTGCAAAAACAACACTGGCAGCACCGGCCACCATCGGGGTTTGTGGGGTGTCCCGGTGATGTCACCATACTGCTGGCACGACGGTCACAGGGGACGGGACATGCGGCACGGGCAACACGGCCACCCGGCTGCTCCAGACCCCGTTTTttggcattaaaaaaacccGCTttggaataataataataatttaaaaaatcctgctgATTCTCCGCAGTTTCCCCCGCAGCCTGCGGGGCTCTCTTCCCGCACCAGGCTGGGGAAAAGCTGCGATTCCTGTCAGGCCGGCGGGAAAAGCCCCGGCTCGGGGATGCGGGACTTTGCCTGCGGTTTCCGTGGGCGGGAGCAGCTCCGGCAAGCGGCGGCTGAGTCAGCGGGCGAAGGGCGGCCGCGATGCCGCCCCGGCATGTCGGGCTGCTGCCCGGAGCCCTGGCACGGCTCTGCCGCACGCAGGGCAGCCTCAGAGTCCCCGACCCCAAAGGTGCTGCCAGGGCCAAGCCGTGCCATCCTCAGCCCTGGCGCTTCTGCAGCGCCGGAGGCTGGAGAGAACCCAAAGCAAGGCCCGGTGCTGCTGGGGTCTGTGAGTCCCCGCGGTGCTCAGGGACCCTAAAACCGGGCTGGGCAGGTCCCGGTGCTCCTGAGCCTCCGTCAGCACCGACTGCTGCTCTTCAGGGTGCCGGTGCTGCGAGCCCAGCATCCCTGGCGCTGAGTTTGGGCCGTGCCTGAACCCCGACCCCagtgcagggatggagcagggtgTTCTGCTTCAGCCAAAATCTCGATTTATCATCACCGTGCAAGCAGATCAGCCCCCGGTGCGCGCCCCTCGGCAGGTTCTGGGGTGAGCTGCACCCCgcagggctcagcccagctgggatgggggaaggcGGTGCTTGTTTTGGGAGCTGGACGGGTGCCCGGGCCGGAGGCAGCAGCGGCACAGCTAATCCCGGCCCTCGCAGGGCTGCGCCAGCCCCGGCACattctgtccctgccagcgccgGGACGGCCACAGGCTTCGCGTGTCACCGTCCCCCTCGCCACCGACCCCCCgggccagcagccccagctgcagcctgggccCCGAGACGGCACCGAGCATCCCCcgggatgggcagggctgggggaaggggCAGCCCCCCAAAATGCTGCCAAGGGGCCACAGGACCGGGGTGTCCCAGCGCCCTGCAGAGCGGGAGTACACTGGGGAGGGGGTTCCCAGCAGCCCTGCGGCCGAGGCAAGGGGGGTCCACAATTTTGGGGCTGAAAGGCAAAAATGACAGGAtaggggagcagggctgggggtgggggtgggtTTCCGTGCCCCTCGCAAGGAGCAGGTTCTGACGGATGGTCTGGGCAGCATTTTCCAGCGCACGGGGCCAAGAGCTATAAATAATCCCAGCACTGTAATTGCATCACGAGGCTCCTGCCCGGGGTCGGTCCCGTTGCAGGGCACGGGGCCGTTCCGGCCCAGCAGCCCcccggggagccccagccccccGTGCCAATAAACCTGCACCAGCCCGGGCTGTTCAATCAGGACTTTGGAGCCGGGAGAGATAAACAACAGAAGGTTGgaggcagcagcggcagcgctGCCAGCAGTTGTGAAAGCACTGCCCGGAAGGGTCTGCACCGTGCCCTGGCTGCAAATCTCCAGACGAGGTATATTTAGGATTCAGGATTCAGGAGTGCAGTTCTTTCCTGGCAGGAGCCCCGGCTTGGCCATGGCCCCCCAACCTCACTGCGCTACTGCCCGACGGTGTGAGAAAAACCTGGAGGCGTGGGCAAGAATCCCTGGCGGAGAGATCGGTGCCACACGGGCGCCGGGAGCGCTGGGTCCCCGGgcctgtccccgtccccgtgtgACTGTGACGTGGTTCCACAGAAAggaacagcagcacagacacgGGGCTGGGCACTCGCCTCCCTCCCCCTGTGCCCGGGGAATAAACAGGGGGAATAAAACATCCCCTTGTGCAGCTGGGGCAGATGATCCGGGGCTGACCAGCAGCCCCGCTGATGGCACAGAATGGCTCCCTTGTGgcaggctggagctggctggggtCAGCCTGGTCACAGCGCTGCCTTCGGGGCCATCTTCACCTGGGGGTGCAGCACTGTGCTTCGTGTCCCCTTTGATGTCACCAAAAAAGCCCCGAGAGGCCACACCGCACCGGCCACCGCTGCTGCCAGCGGCAGATCCAGACACGATCCCCCCAAACAGGGATGCAAACAAATTCCCTGCTAGGCCGGTTAATCCTCCCCCAGGAAAAATTAATCAGAGCACCAGGGATGCCAAATAAAAACCAGATTTGAATAAAGGTTGCAGGAGCACCAGGTTCTCACAGGCAAACACAGGGACAAGTTCTCTCCtctggcccagggcaggagcacaTGCTCTGTTgcagctgtggggctgagcagctcagcaaacaaaaacaaaataaataaaagtggTGGAGGGGAAAAATCACATTCCAGTGATAGTATTTTTAAGCAGCACAATCCATGGAAGAGAAAACTAAAGCCCTGATTCAAACCCTGCCGTGCATGCACCAAGATTCACCATACTCAGGGGAGATGTGGAGCACAGAAATGCTGTGAAAAACCAAATTCCAGCCCAAAGAAGCAGGTGAaggagcctccccactcttcccacaTGGCAGCAGATCCCAGCCAGCACATGGGACTGATCCCAACCCTCCCTGGGACTGGCTGAACCAATGCAGGAatgtcccagctcccagctggacCTGCTGGGTCCCTGCCAGGCTTCTAGGATGGAGGAGAATGTGTCTGTCCTTCCAGAGCCTGGACGTAAACAGGAAGCAAGCGTGGAAAAATACAACAGGTTTGCTCCTAGCCCTGCATCCCAGGTAAGGGGAAAAGGGTCAAGACTGCCCAGATatggaggagctggaggctcAAGGGACCAAACCTGTggggagcagtgctggctgAGTGACCCAGTTAATCCCAGTGCAGGACTGGGCACAGAGTGGAGCTGGGTGCCTGCAGGGCAATGAAGAGAGGGCAGGAAGCCCTCCCAAATCCCAACAGCCACAGCATGGCTCCAGACAATGAGAAGCAAAAGAGGAACAGTTTGGtttaaagaatttatttcagACAAAAAATTCCCCACCAAAAAGTCGTACAAAAAGGGTAGAGACAAAGAGTGGTCATTACAAAAGTGTTCACAGATAGAAAAGACTCATCTGAGCAACCCCAAGGCACGCTGGCATTGGTTGTGCACGGTCAGGGATTGTCTCAGTGAGGGAATGCAAAGGTCCTCAGCCCCCAAACTCTGCTCAGGTCCTCCTGCAGTGAGCGGGGTCAGCCCCTGGCTCCTGACCACAACATCCAGCTCACCCTTCCCACCCTGGTTCCCACCCAGTGGGCACAGGTTGCTGCTGTGTCTTCACCCCACCAGGGTCTCTGACATCTCAAGGACTCCCAGCCCTGAAGGATTCATCCTAACTCCACATCTCCCATCAGCAACTCTGGCTGCCACCAGCCTTAGACTGGGcctccttctctctttcttgGCCACCAGTCACAGCTCCAACCCCCCGTGCTGGTATCACAGTTTGAGGGTTGGTTTCAGCCCCATCTTGGGGgaggcaccagcacactgtgccGGTTTGGTGCTGACACTCATGAACCACCTTTCCTGTTCTTAGTAAATGGCACCAAAACACCGCCACAGATGATAAATTCATCCCCCAAGTCCTTGTATCAGCCCTTGGAGGCCTTTAGAATTTGGTTAAGTGGCTCAAGCCATTCCCCCTGCAGGTACCCACAGGCTTGTGGTAAAGATTATCAGCAGTGGCTGAGCCCTCTACTTCATCCAGCCAGGAAAGGAGCTCTCACTGCCCTGGGGACCTGCAGTCCTGGTGAGCCACAGGCAAAGGGCTGCACCTGCATCgcccagggcccagccctgagcaccaCCCAAACAAACATTCCCAGCAATCCTGAGAAACGCCTCCAAGCTCCTGTTTTCCACACAGGAGCCGACAGAAGTTTTTGGAGCGTGGCACTGCAGGCAAGGGGAGAGCAACCTCGGCTCAAATTCCCTGCTCtaacccccaaatcccggggCAGTTCCAAACCCTGCGTGTCCTGCCTGGCTCCACACCGCCAGCCCCTCGTGTTCTCCGAGCCGTGCCGGGGCCACGGCAccgtgctggccctgggcccgtgGGACAGTCACGACAGGAGCGGCCGAGAGAGCGGGGTGGGGGTCTCACGTCCCCGTGTGCAGACCCCAGCGCCGCCAGGGTGCAAGCTGCCATCCCCAGGGATCGTCACGCTTCTCTCAGCAGGTCATGCAGCGCGGGCGGATGCTGTCCGACGCGGGGTTTGGATCCACCTGCAGAACCAAGGCCACAGTCAGAAACCTCAGCAGAGGCACACGGCAGCCTCCAGCAGCCTCCCAGCCCAGAGGGATTCATCACCTCGGAGTAGAGAGGAGGTGGTCGGAAGCGGAATTCCTGGATGTAGGCGAAGAAGGGACCCTCCAGGATGTCCCCGAGCTCGCTGCGGCACGgaggagccaggctctgctcagcctccGGGCTGGACACGACTGCTGAGTACTCAGGAGGGGCTGAAGAGAAAGGAGAACCATCAGGGAATAGCAAACACCCTCCACAAATGGGGGACACGCAGGTAAAAGGGCTTCAAACCCACTATTTCCCAAACCCTCTCAGTTCCCTGAGGAAGGAACCCAGGAGATTCAGCACCACAGCCAAAAAATTAGgttaaagcaaagcaaaactggCCCAGTTGAGAACTTGGTGTCTCACTCTCCTGACCAGGGGGTTTAtcccagggaggaggagatgctcaccctccagctgctctgggatggtGCTGAGCCAGTCCAGGTTGACGCTGTACTGGCTGCTGACACTGGAGGTGCGGCTCCCAAAGGGATGCAGCGGGATGGTCCCGATGACAAGAGGCAGTTCAAGGAGCAGCTTGGACGTCCCAGGAATATCCACACAAACCTGCCGagacagagagcagcagggaagctCAGCTTGGTGGTGTTTTCCCAGTCTGGAAGGGCAGGTATCTCccctgagctgggcaggggaggatTCCTGCAGAGCTCCCTCACCTTCAGGGAATATTCCACCTGGATGATGCGGCACTGGAGGATGGAGGGCCCCACGGGCGGGATCTTCAGGGCCCGCCCATGCCACACCTCCCTCTTCCCAGCTGGAATGGGGTCCCCAGTGATGCTGGTCACCACAGACTTCTTCTGCTTCTTGGTGCCCCGGGCGATGAAGGTCTGGGTCTGGATGatggcagccttgggcaccACGGCACGGCTCGTGCAGTTGTCGATCTCAGCAAAGATGGGGATGACCTCACCTGCCaaaacagacacacacacattggaggaggggagaaagccCAGTCCTGCCTCAGGGAATTGCTGCACAGGCCCACTGAGGGTTGGCCACGCTGTCTGACAGGGCAGGCACGTGGGTTCATCCAGCAGGAGCATCCCAAAGATGCTGCCCACATCAGGTGCACACACCAGAGCTCTCTGATTTCCTGCCAGCTCACAGCaacccaaagcccctcccctgGGCTCGCTGAGGTTCAAGGGCCCCAGCACCTGGTCTCACCTGGGGTGTAGCCTTTTCGGTCAATCTTGGCAGTCACAGACACTTGGCCACGGTTGCAGTACCAGGCACGAGCAAGTTTCTCCTTAGCACCTGCCTGGGGAGCCTGCAGAAAGGGAAATATTTGGTCTGTTTAGTAACTAAGGATGAAACTCATAGCAATCACCTCCCTGGCACCAAGAACCTGCCGGGGAGCATCAGCAACTTCTCAGGTATCTGATGCAAGAAGTTGTTGCAATGCATTACAGTTTCCAGAAGCAAAGAGGCACAGCTGacctctgcccagcccaggtaATGCTGGAGGGCACAAGATACAGGGGGGAAAATATTCCCTCTGGAAACCAGGCCTGCATTGCAATGCTGAAGGGGAGGCAGACACCTTCCCCGTGGGCTTCCTGGGTACGTTTTGGATGCCAGAGCCTCAGGGTGGAGCAGGGGGAGCTCACCAGCAGTGCAGGGGTGTTTATGTCGATGGGTTCAATCACAGTGAactctttctttgctttcttcacTGTTGACCAGGGTCTGTGCAGCTTGGCCTTCACCCAGTAGCGTACACTGCCGTGCTTCCCCTCGAAGGAGGTGGCCAGGGTCCTGGGCACGAGCAACAAACAATTTTAGAAGGGTTTTGCTCAGAAAACCTCATTTTCAAGATGTCCTCTCCCCCCGAAAATACCAACTTACTCAGGGAGCTGGAAGGTGAAGGGGAACTCGTGCCTTCCTGCCTGCAGGACAGTGGCCTCACCATTGTCTGTGGGCAAAAGAGATTGAGGAGGATTAGCTCCCCACTACAGACCTTCCTCCCCGATGGGTCAGAGGTGAGCAGcacccagccaggagcagcatgAGGGCACAGCAGAGTTTctgccagggctgagctgcagcagctgtgacaCAAGAGCTGGGCACTGTCTGCATTCCATGGGTCTGCAGACAGGCACGGCCCAGGGGCACGTCCCCGGAGAGCTGGGCAGCTTCCCCAGGTGGGCTCTGCTTCATCCTGCAGccaccctgccccacagctgtggAGTGAGAGCccaaggtgcccagctggaggCAGAGTGGCCAGCCAAGCCCCCATGCCCCTCAAGAGGTTGCACCCCAGGGCTGAAGGGTTCATTTAGGCCACTCAAAACGAGCTCCTGAACCTCCACATTTCCCCAACGCTGCCTCCCTGCCACGAATagctcagagaaaaaaaaaaggagcagtcTTGTCCCAGCCGAGGTGTCCTGCACCCAGAACATGCAGGGACATCCACAGCCCATTCCCAGAGCGCTCAGACCCCAAGGCACCCCAGGCACCCAAATTTCAGCTTGCTGGCGTGTCATGCACTCAGCAGCCAAGCTGTCCCCTGTACCCAGATCCTGCAATTTTGGGGTGCCACGCACCCAGCACCCCGATTTCAGCCGGCTGGGGTGTTCGGAGCACGCAGCATCCCGGGATGCCCAGTACCCCACCCGACCCCCATTTCAGCCGAATGGGGTGTTCGGGGCACGCAGCATCCCGGGATGCCCGGTACCCCCACCCAGCACCCCGATTTCAGCCGAATGGGGTGTTCGGGGCACGCAGCATCCCGGGGTACCCGGTACCCCCACCCAGCACCCCGATTTCAGCCGAATGGGGTGTTCGGGGCACGCAGCATCCCGGGATGCCCGGTACCCCACCCGACCGGGGGTGGCCGCATCCCCCTGGGGCGGGGGGCTGCCGTACCTGGCGGTGCCATCAGCGTGTCTCGGTGGCTCAGAAACTCCACCTGGTCGCTGTAGCTCTGCGTGTAGGCGGTGCTGGAGCCGGCGCTGCGGGACTCGGTCCAGTGGACGCGGGCAGCGCCCAGCGCCCGCAGCCGCAGCGCGCCGAGCCGCGCGGCCGCCGCCAGCTCCAGCACCACGCGGCCCGACACCGCCTGCCCGGGGCTGAAGGCGGCCGGGCCGTCCCGCTCCGCGCCCTCCAGCACGATGGAGAAGCGTTTGAGGCGATCGAAAATCATGGCGCTGCTCAGGCCCGACCGGCTCGATGCGGCTcagcccggctcggctcggctgaGCCCGGCTTTaagcgcccggcgcggccgggggcggccccggcggggcgggacggGCCGGGCCGAGCTCTGCAAAACAAGGCAGGGAGCATGTGCGGATCGGCTCCGGGCTCCCCGGGCCGGCTCCGGGCTCCCCGACTTATCCCGGTGCCGCACCGAGCCTTCGCCGCGGAACCGCGGGCCGGGCACTGCCGGTGCTCCGCGGGACACTCCCTGTGT
It encodes:
- the ARRDC2 gene encoding arrestin domain-containing protein 2 — protein: MIFDRLKRFSIVLEGAERDGPAAFSPGQAVSGRVVLELAAAARLGALRLRALGAARVHWTESRSAGSSTAYTQSYSDQVEFLSHRDTLMAPPDNGEATVLQAGRHEFPFTFQLPETLATSFEGKHGSVRYWVKAKLHRPWSTVKKAKKEFTVIEPIDINTPALLAPQAGAKEKLARAWYCNRGQVSVTAKIDRKGYTPGEVIPIFAEIDNCTSRAVVPKAAIIQTQTFIARGTKKQKKSVVTSITGDPIPAGKREVWHGRALKIPPVGPSILQCRIIQVEYSLKVCVDIPGTSKLLLELPLVIGTIPLHPFGSRTSSVSSQYSVNLDWLSTIPEQLEAPPEYSAVVSSPEAEQSLAPPCRSELGDILEGPFFAYIQEFRFRPPPLYSEVDPNPASDSIRPRCMTC